The genome window TGGCATCTTCGCTGCCGTCGTCTACTTTTTTGTGGCGGCGGCAGCCCTCAGGGAACCACTCGGAGCCATCCTCCTGGGGGCAACGGCGGGAACAGAAGCATGGTTGCTGAGGCGATGGTTTCGACCGGATTTTCCCGAACATCCACCTGGAGCTTGAAATTGATGAACTCGGGGACAGACGGGACGTTCCCTTTCTTTTCTGGCGACTCCGACAGGCGGGTGGCCCAGACCAGCTGGTTTTGCTCGTCTGGGAACGAGTCTAAGCTGCCGCTCCAAAGAAAGTTCTAAAATCGTCCACTAGGGCCGACCACTTTCGATCTGAAATCTTCACAATCCGCAAGGTGCTTGCGCCGGCTGCGCGATGGTGAGCAGAATTGGCCGTGTGCCCACCGGACTGAGGCGCTATTACGGGACGGGACAACTGCACTACATCACCGGCAGTTGCTATCGGCGAGGGGTATAGTGACGGCAGTGCGCCTGGCTCTCCTGTTTCTGCTGTTTCTTGTGTCAGCGGTACCCGCCTGCGGGCAAAGGCCCAAACTTCCGCAGACTCAGCCCGCCCAGCGTCTGGAGCGGTTACTGAACGCGTTCAACGGCGGCACTGCCGATGAAATCCGCTTCTTCATTGCCGATAACTATTCCGAGGCAGCCCTCAAGCAGCGTTCGGCGGAGGAGCGCACGCGCACCTACCTTGAGCTTCACCGCAACACCCATGGGTTCATCCTCCGCAGCATCGACGGATCTACCGCAGCCGAAATTATCGCTGTCGTCCAGACCCAGCTCACCGGCGAGTGGTATCGCATAAGCTGTTCAGTCGAGCCGCAGAAGCCGTACAAGATTACCGGCGTGCTGTTCTCTCAGATTCCCACTCCGCCCAAGTTCGCCGCCAAAGGCAAGCTCTCTGACGAAAACATCGCTCAGCAGGCCCACGGCTACGCCGAGAGATTGGTCAAAGCCGGGATGTTCAGCGGCGTAGTGCTGGTCGCGCGCGGCAGCCGGCCCATTCTCGCGCAGGCCTACGGCAACGCGGCGCGTTCTCGTGCCACCGTAGATACTCCCTTTCCCTTGGCGTCCATCACTAAGACGTTCACCGCCGTCGTTATCGGCCAACTAGTGGACCAAGGCAAGCTGTCGTTCCACAACCCAATCGGCAAGTTTTTCCCGAGCTATCCCGGTGAAGCTCGCGAGAAAATCACCCTTCATCACCTGCTCACCCACTCGGCGGGGCTGCCTGGCTTCCTTGACCCCAAGGAGCAGGCGGACTTTAGGCGTCTTGGCCTCCGCACAGTCGCCCAATGGGTGAGTTACATCGGTAGCAAGCCGCTGGCCTTTGCCCCGGGACAGGGATTCCAGTACAGCAATGCCGGATACATACTGCTCGACGCTGTCATTAGCGTGGTTGCCGGGAACCCGGCCGAATATCGTGCGCAGCACCTCTTCCACCCCCTCGGGATGAACCAAACCACCTCGAATGACTCGACCGCTAATGACCTACTCAGGTTTTCTGTAGGGTTGCGCAGCGGCAAACTGCTTTCACCCGGCACTCTATCGCTGATGACTTCGCCGCGTGTGACGACTAATGATCCCAGCGTCCGCTACGGTTATGGCTTGGAAATAGAGGACATCAACGGTGTGCGCGTGATTGGCCA of Terriglobales bacterium contains these proteins:
- a CDS encoding serine hydrolase domain-containing protein translates to MRLALLFLLFLVSAVPACGQRPKLPQTQPAQRLERLLNAFNGGTADEIRFFIADNYSEAALKQRSAEERTRTYLELHRNTHGFILRSIDGSTAAEIIAVVQTQLTGEWYRISCSVEPQKPYKITGVLFSQIPTPPKFAAKGKLSDENIAQQAHGYAERLVKAGMFSGVVLVARGSRPILAQAYGNAARSRATVDTPFPLASITKTFTAVVIGQLVDQGKLSFHNPIGKFFPSYPGEAREKITLHHLLTHSAGLPGFLDPKEQADFRRLGLRTVAQWVSYIGSKPLAFAPGQGFQYSNAGYILLDAVISVVAGNPAEYRAQHLFHPLGMNQTTSNDSTANDLLRFSVGLRSGKLLSPGTLSLMTSPRVTTNDPSVRYGYGLEIEDINGVRVIGHPGGGAGASAQLDMYPDLDITVVVLSTMPRGAAQHISNKLRDLITQR